A genomic region of Streptomyces sp. NBC_00247 contains the following coding sequences:
- a CDS encoding DUF6126 family protein, protein MSDSEHYDPLTPRQSAVRDTRDTQERKMPRGMVIRLIAYLVAGHVIAAFLYVLFAVAGGNQ, encoded by the coding sequence ATGTCCGATTCGGAGCACTACGACCCGCTGACCCCCCGGCAGTCCGCTGTCCGCGACACCCGGGACACCCAGGAGCGGAAGATGCCGCGCGGGATGGTCATCCGGCTCATCGCCTACCTGGTCGCCGGTCACGTCATCGCCGCCTTCCTCTACGTCCTGTTCGCCGTCGCGGGCGGCAACCAGTAG
- a CDS encoding resolvase, which yields MAAAKTDDVRTAYLEGRSIAALARDHGVSRGAIRTAVVGLLPDHTAAEEDTPASELPVTLDMPGKIADYLRTTELEPAERAALDQVATVRRGQGCTLRVSAIPAVHRGLLARCQPLDGGQGLPAVPAQRKARREYENRVTALTP from the coding sequence GTGGCGGCGGCGAAGACCGACGACGTACGCACCGCGTACCTCGAAGGCCGCTCCATCGCCGCCCTCGCCCGTGACCACGGGGTCAGTCGCGGCGCGATCCGTACCGCCGTCGTCGGCCTCCTGCCCGACCACACCGCCGCCGAGGAGGACACGCCCGCCTCGGAGCTGCCGGTCACCCTCGACATGCCCGGCAAGATCGCCGACTACCTCCGCACCACCGAGCTGGAGCCGGCCGAGCGCGCCGCGCTCGACCAGGTGGCGACCGTACGGCGCGGCCAGGGCTGCACCCTGCGCGTCAGCGCTATCCCCGCCGTACACCGAGGGCTCCTCGCCCGCTGCCAGCCGCTCGACGGCGGCCAGGGCCTCCCCGCGGTCCCGGCCCAGCGCAAGGCCCGCCGCGAGTACGAGAACCGGGTCACGGCGCTCACGCCCTGA
- the dxs gene encoding 1-deoxy-D-xylulose-5-phosphate synthase has translation MTLLESIGGPRDLAPLGGPHLDELAADIRSFLVQAVSRSGGHLGPNLGVVELTIALHRVFDSPRDRILWDTGHQSYVHKLLTGRQDFSKLRSKGGLSGYPSRAESVHDVIENSHASTALGWADGLAKANERLGRDDHVVAVVGDGALTGGMAWEALNNIAAAKDRPLIVVVNDNTRSYSPTIGGLADHLATLRTTDGYERFLARCKELLERTPVVGQPLYGSLHGAKKGFKDTFAPQGLFEDLGLKYVGPVDGHDVAAVESALVRAKHFRGPVLVHCITEKGRGYTPALRDEADRFHAVGAMDPLTCLPLTAPTGPSWTSVFGEEIARIGAERPDVVALTAAMLHPVGLTEFASAFPDRVVDVGIAEQHAAVSAAGMAAGGLHPVVAVYATFLNRAFDQVLMDVALHRSGVTFVLDRAGITGTDGPSHNGMWDLSVLQVVPGLRIAAPRDADQLRAQLREAVDVHDAPTVVRFPKESVGEAVPAVGRVGSMDVLHRGERPDVLLVAVGVMAPVCLGAADLLKGAGIGCTVVDPRWVRPVDAQLAPLAAGHRLVAVVEDNCRTGGVGWAVGQAMRDADVDVPLRTYGIPEEFLAHARRDELLADVGLTPVEIAGSIGAALAGRPEDPERRTDEETAGPRREATAGNATERGRVARGETKETSGE, from the coding sequence GTGACCTTGCTGGAATCCATCGGGGGACCACGGGACCTCGCGCCGCTCGGCGGACCGCATCTGGACGAACTCGCGGCGGACATCAGGTCGTTCCTCGTGCAGGCGGTGTCCCGCAGCGGCGGGCACCTCGGTCCGAACCTCGGCGTCGTGGAACTGACCATCGCCCTGCACCGGGTCTTCGACTCGCCGCGCGACCGGATCCTGTGGGACACCGGCCACCAGAGCTATGTGCACAAACTCCTCACCGGCCGCCAGGACTTCTCCAAGCTGCGGAGCAAGGGCGGCCTCTCGGGCTACCCCTCCCGCGCCGAGTCCGTGCACGACGTCATCGAGAACTCGCACGCCTCCACCGCGCTCGGCTGGGCCGACGGCCTGGCCAAGGCCAACGAACGGCTCGGCAGGGACGACCACGTCGTCGCCGTCGTCGGGGACGGCGCACTCACCGGCGGCATGGCCTGGGAGGCGCTGAACAACATCGCCGCAGCCAAGGACCGCCCTTTGATCGTCGTGGTGAACGACAACACCCGTTCGTACTCCCCGACCATCGGCGGCCTCGCCGACCACCTCGCCACCCTCCGCACCACCGACGGCTACGAACGCTTCCTGGCCCGGTGCAAGGAACTCCTGGAGCGCACCCCCGTCGTCGGACAGCCGCTGTACGGCTCGCTGCACGGGGCGAAGAAGGGGTTCAAGGACACCTTCGCCCCGCAAGGGCTCTTCGAGGACCTCGGCCTCAAGTACGTCGGGCCGGTCGACGGTCACGACGTCGCCGCCGTCGAGTCCGCCCTGGTGCGGGCCAAGCACTTCCGGGGGCCGGTACTCGTCCACTGCATCACAGAGAAGGGCCGCGGCTACACCCCCGCCCTGAGGGACGAGGCCGACCGCTTCCACGCCGTGGGGGCGATGGACCCGCTGACCTGCCTCCCGCTGACCGCGCCCACCGGGCCCTCCTGGACCTCGGTCTTCGGCGAGGAGATCGCGCGGATCGGCGCGGAGCGCCCCGACGTGGTCGCCCTCACCGCCGCCATGCTCCACCCCGTCGGGCTCACCGAGTTCGCCTCGGCCTTCCCGGACCGGGTCGTGGACGTGGGCATCGCGGAACAGCACGCCGCGGTCTCGGCCGCGGGGATGGCCGCCGGTGGACTGCACCCCGTCGTCGCCGTGTACGCCACCTTCCTCAACCGGGCCTTCGACCAGGTTCTGATGGACGTGGCCCTGCACCGCAGCGGCGTGACGTTCGTGCTCGACCGGGCCGGGATCACCGGCACGGACGGCCCCTCCCACAACGGCATGTGGGACCTGTCGGTCCTCCAGGTCGTCCCCGGACTGCGGATCGCCGCCCCGCGTGACGCCGACCAGCTCAGAGCGCAGCTCCGGGAGGCCGTCGACGTCCACGACGCACCCACCGTCGTCAGGTTCCCCAAGGAATCCGTGGGGGAGGCGGTCCCCGCGGTCGGACGCGTCGGCTCCATGGACGTACTGCACCGGGGCGAGCGCCCCGACGTGCTGCTGGTGGCGGTCGGGGTGATGGCCCCGGTCTGCCTGGGCGCCGCGGACCTGCTGAAGGGCGCGGGCATCGGGTGCACCGTCGTCGACCCGCGCTGGGTCCGGCCGGTCGACGCGCAGCTCGCCCCCCTCGCCGCCGGCCACCGGCTGGTCGCGGTCGTCGAGGACAACTGCCGTACCGGAGGTGTCGGCTGGGCGGTCGGACAGGCGATGCGGGACGCGGACGTGGACGTCCCGCTGCGGACCTACGGGATCCCCGAGGAGTTCCTGGCCCACGCCAGACGCGACGAGCTGCTCGCCGACGTCGGACTGACCCCGGTGGAGATCGCGGGCAGCATCGGCGCGGCACTCGCGGGACGGCCCGAGGACCCGGAGCGCCGCACCGACGAGGAGACGGCGGGACCGCGACGCGAGGCGACGGCCGGAAACGCCACGGAACGAGGACGAGTGGCGCGCGGAGAGACGAAGGAGACGAGCGGGGAATGA
- a CDS encoding winged helix-turn-helix transcriptional regulator, with the protein MTTTPAEPLSRTADVYAALCPARDVLDVLSGKWSALAIGALEDGPRRFTSLQNCLQGVSPKVLTRTLRRLEDYGFITRTVIAQVPVRVDYALTDLGHGAAAPLAHLRHWVETNTQIR; encoded by the coding sequence ATGACAACGACACCCGCCGAACCCCTCAGCCGCACCGCAGACGTCTATGCCGCGCTCTGCCCGGCTCGCGACGTCCTGGACGTTCTGTCCGGCAAGTGGTCGGCCCTGGCCATCGGAGCCCTCGAAGATGGCCCGCGCCGGTTCACCAGCCTTCAGAACTGCCTGCAGGGCGTCAGCCCGAAAGTTCTGACCCGGACCCTGCGCCGACTGGAGGACTACGGGTTCATCACCCGCACCGTGATCGCGCAAGTCCCGGTCCGCGTCGACTATGCCCTCACGGACCTCGGACACGGTGCTGCAGCCCCGCTGGCACACCTGCGTCACTGGGTCGAGACGAACACCCAGATCAGGTAA
- a CDS encoding aspartate aminotransferase family protein, with protein MKDDRAAGAAHTDGAARTDSANRAGKGFDLATLLAERGAERYELHARHLNHQLPRMLHTIGFDKVYERAEGAYFWDADGDDYLDMLAGFGVMGLGRHHPVVRKALHDVLDASLADLTRFDCQPLPGLLAEKLLTHSPHLDRVFFGNSGTEAVETALKFARYATGKPRVLYCAHAFHGLTTGSLSVNGEDGFRDGFAPLLPDTAIALGDLDALRRELKRGDVAALVVEPIQGKGVHAAPPGFLREAQELLHRHKALLIADEVQTGLGRTGDFYAYQHEDGVEPDLVCVAKALSGGYVPVGATLGKDWIFKKVYSSMDRVLVHSASFGSNAQAMAAGLAVLSVMEDEETVAHARRTGDLLRTRLAALVDRYELLHEVRGRGLMIGIEFGRPSSIKLRGRWTMLQAARKGLFAQMVVVPLLQKHRILTQVSGDHLEVIKLIPPLIIGEAEVDRFVTAFESVMDDAHAGGGLMWDFGRTLVKQAVANR; from the coding sequence ATGAAGGACGACAGGGCGGCCGGCGCCGCGCACACCGACGGCGCCGCGCGCACGGACAGCGCGAACCGCGCCGGCAAGGGGTTCGATCTCGCGACGCTGCTCGCGGAGCGCGGGGCCGAACGCTACGAACTGCACGCGCGCCATCTCAACCACCAGCTGCCGCGCATGCTGCACACCATCGGCTTCGACAAGGTCTACGAACGGGCCGAGGGCGCCTATTTCTGGGACGCGGACGGCGACGACTACCTCGACATGCTCGCCGGATTCGGCGTGATGGGTCTCGGCCGGCACCACCCGGTCGTCCGCAAGGCCCTGCACGACGTGCTCGACGCCTCCCTCGCCGACCTCACCCGCTTCGACTGCCAGCCGCTGCCCGGCCTGCTCGCCGAGAAGCTCCTCACCCACAGCCCCCACCTCGACCGGGTCTTCTTCGGCAACAGCGGTACCGAAGCCGTCGAGACGGCCCTCAAGTTCGCCCGCTACGCCACCGGGAAACCGCGCGTCCTCTACTGCGCCCACGCCTTCCACGGCCTCACCACCGGCTCGCTCTCGGTCAACGGCGAGGACGGCTTCCGCGACGGCTTCGCCCCGCTGCTCCCGGACACCGCCATCGCCCTCGGCGACCTCGACGCGCTGCGCCGGGAGCTCAAGCGCGGCGACGTGGCGGCACTGGTCGTCGAGCCCATCCAGGGCAAGGGCGTGCACGCGGCGCCGCCCGGCTTCCTGCGCGAGGCCCAGGAACTCCTGCACCGGCACAAGGCGCTGCTGATCGCGGACGAGGTGCAGACCGGTCTCGGCCGGACCGGCGACTTCTACGCGTACCAGCACGAGGACGGTGTCGAGCCGGACCTGGTCTGCGTCGCCAAGGCGCTCTCCGGCGGCTATGTGCCGGTCGGGGCCACCCTCGGCAAAGACTGGATCTTCAAGAAGGTCTACTCCTCCATGGACCGGGTGCTCGTCCACTCGGCGAGCTTCGGCTCGAACGCCCAGGCCATGGCGGCGGGGCTCGCGGTCCTCTCGGTGATGGAGGACGAGGAGACCGTCGCCCACGCCCGGCGCACCGGGGACCTGCTGCGGACACGGCTCGCCGCGCTGGTCGACCGGTACGAGCTGCTGCACGAGGTGCGCGGGCGGGGGCTGATGATCGGCATCGAGTTCGGCCGGCCGTCGTCGATCAAGCTGCGCGGCCGGTGGACGATGCTCCAGGCCGCCCGCAAGGGGCTCTTCGCGCAGATGGTTGTCGTACCGTTGTTGCAGAAGCACCGGATTCTCACCCAGGTGTCCGGGGACCATCTCGAAGTGATCAAGCTGATCCCGCCGCTGATCATCGGCGAGGCCGAAGTCGACCGGTTCGTGACGGCTTTCGAGTCGGTGATGGATGACGCCCACGCCGGGGGCGGCCTGATGTGGGACTTCGGGCGCACCCTGGTGAAGCAGGCGGTCGCCAACCGCTGA
- a CDS encoding helix-turn-helix domain-containing protein — MNPPDGGVADDLPGVAPRLRELRRSRGLTLEAAAQRAGLSPAHLSRLETGNRQPSLPVLLGLARIYGTTVSELLGEIPPERDAIVRGGRFDGPEADGWMYRRAGGPGRAMQALRVRVPYGAQGDLVRVHPGEEWLYVLEGRLRLSLGESAHELGPGDSAHFDSLTPHRIAAAGPEGAELIFVHTLLQSPAAELCLGDGTRRR; from the coding sequence ATGAATCCCCCTGACGGAGGGGTGGCCGACGACCTCCCCGGCGTCGCCCCCCGCCTGCGCGAACTGCGCCGGAGCCGAGGCCTCACCCTGGAGGCCGCCGCGCAGCGCGCGGGACTCTCCCCGGCCCATCTCTCCCGGCTCGAAACGGGAAACCGGCAGCCCTCGCTGCCCGTGCTCCTCGGCCTCGCCCGGATCTACGGTACGACCGTCTCCGAGCTCCTCGGCGAGATCCCCCCGGAACGCGACGCGATCGTGCGCGGCGGCCGGTTCGACGGACCCGAGGCGGACGGCTGGATGTACCGCCGGGCCGGCGGTCCGGGCCGCGCCATGCAGGCCCTGCGCGTCCGCGTCCCGTACGGAGCCCAGGGCGACCTGGTGCGCGTCCACCCGGGGGAGGAGTGGCTGTACGTCCTCGAAGGGCGGCTGCGGCTCTCCCTCGGTGAATCCGCTCACGAGCTCGGGCCCGGTGACAGCGCCCACTTCGACTCGCTCACCCCGCACCGGATCGCCGCCGCCGGACCGGAGGGCGCCGAGCTGATCTTCGTACACACCCTGTTGCAGAGCCCCGCCGCCGAGCTGTGCCTCGGCGACGGGACCCGCAGGCGCTGA
- a CDS encoding tyrosine-protein phosphatase produces the protein MTQVPQFSPAEPELSGVRNFRDVGGLPTTDGRRVRHGRLFRSGHLAAATAEDAVFLGRLGLHTVFDFRNSADQKLDGFDVELPGVRSVLIPLSDPADGAGFWRLVREGDIAQLRSLLADGKGTERMLASYRSIITDRTAEHSRVLHALAEDSVPALMHCAAGKDRAGLTMAVTLLAVGVEREAIAADYLKSNDAHRRYRLRRGDRADPLVSTEVMSLLNPLFGAHIDYLDAAFATIEETWGTTERYFAEGLGLSAETRERLRERLLDEG, from the coding sequence GTGACGCAGGTGCCGCAGTTCTCGCCGGCCGAACCCGAGCTGAGCGGGGTCCGTAACTTCCGGGACGTGGGCGGGTTGCCCACCACCGACGGACGACGGGTGCGGCACGGGAGGCTCTTCCGCAGCGGTCACCTCGCCGCCGCCACCGCCGAGGACGCCGTCTTCCTCGGTCGGCTCGGGCTGCACACCGTCTTCGACTTCCGCAACTCCGCCGACCAGAAGCTCGACGGCTTCGACGTGGAGCTGCCGGGCGTGCGCAGCGTCCTCATCCCGCTCTCGGACCCCGCCGACGGGGCCGGGTTCTGGCGGCTGGTGCGCGAGGGCGACATCGCGCAGCTGCGCTCACTGCTCGCCGACGGCAAGGGCACGGAGCGGATGCTCGCCTCGTACCGCTCGATCATCACCGACCGCACGGCCGAACACAGCCGGGTGCTGCACGCCCTGGCGGAGGACAGCGTGCCGGCGCTGATGCACTGCGCCGCGGGCAAGGACCGGGCGGGCCTGACGATGGCGGTGACCCTGCTCGCGGTCGGTGTCGAGCGCGAGGCCATCGCGGCGGACTACCTCAAGTCCAACGACGCCCACCGCCGGTACCGGCTGAGGCGCGGCGACCGTGCGGACCCGCTGGTCTCCACCGAGGTGATGAGCCTGCTCAACCCGCTCTTCGGAGCGCACATCGACTACCTGGACGCGGCCTTCGCCACGATCGAGGAGACCTGGGGCACCACGGAGCGCTACTTCGCCGAGGGGCTGGGACTCTCCGCGGAAACCCGGGAGCGGCTGCGCGAGCGGCTGCTGGACGAGGGGTAG
- a CDS encoding NADP-dependent oxidoreductase — MDRITTAVARGLLPPLLEESYMSDQHVGSAMRAVVFTDFGGPEVLVPTTVPRPEPLPTEVLVRVHAAGINPLDLRTRAGFPTPARAALGTGPHILGWDVSGTVVGIGPGEFLYAPGDEVFGLLWLPRPASAYAQYVTAPSRQFARKPASIDHDHAAALPLAGLTAWQSLTDIAQLDGGERVLIHAAGGGVGHLAVQMAKHLGAHVIATATAGKHDWLRALGADEVIDYRATPFEEATGNIDVVLDLVGIAQPDTATRSLNVLKPGGLFLGVAPGRPAGFTEAAAAAGVHVAPEPLVEPDGHGLQKIARLVEAGALAVYLDKVFPLDAAADAHTYAETGARGKTVLRVI, encoded by the coding sequence GTGGACCGCATCACCACTGCGGTCGCCCGAGGATTGTTGCCGCCCTTACTGGAAGAGTCGTACATGTCTGATCAGCACGTCGGTTCCGCGATGCGGGCCGTGGTCTTCACCGACTTCGGCGGCCCGGAGGTTCTGGTGCCGACGACGGTGCCACGCCCGGAACCTCTGCCCACTGAGGTTCTGGTTCGGGTGCACGCTGCTGGGATTAACCCGCTGGACCTGCGCACCCGGGCTGGTTTCCCTACCCCCGCCAGGGCGGCCCTCGGAACGGGGCCGCACATCTTGGGCTGGGACGTTTCGGGCACAGTGGTGGGGATCGGACCAGGTGAGTTCCTCTACGCGCCCGGCGACGAGGTCTTCGGCCTGCTCTGGCTGCCCCGGCCCGCCAGCGCCTACGCGCAGTACGTCACCGCGCCCTCACGGCAGTTTGCTCGGAAGCCCGCGAGCATCGACCACGACCACGCTGCCGCACTGCCCCTGGCCGGGCTGACGGCCTGGCAGTCCCTGACCGACATCGCCCAGCTCGACGGCGGCGAGCGCGTACTGATCCATGCCGCGGGGGGAGGTGTCGGCCACCTCGCCGTCCAGATGGCCAAGCACCTTGGGGCGCACGTCATCGCCACCGCTACCGCCGGCAAGCACGACTGGCTGCGCGCTCTGGGGGCCGACGAGGTGATCGACTACCGGGCCACGCCATTCGAGGAGGCCACCGGAAACATCGACGTGGTGCTCGACCTCGTCGGTATCGCCCAGCCAGATACCGCTACCCGCTCCCTCAACGTCCTGAAGCCCGGCGGGCTCTTCCTGGGTGTGGCTCCAGGCCGGCCGGCAGGCTTCACCGAGGCAGCCGCAGCAGCCGGCGTCCACGTCGCGCCCGAACCGCTGGTTGAACCCGACGGACACGGTCTCCAGAAGATCGCCCGGCTGGTGGAGGCCGGCGCGCTGGCCGTTTACCTCGACAAGGTCTTTCCTCTCGACGCTGCTGCCGACGCCCACACCTATGCGGAGACCGGGGCACGCGGGAAGACAGTCTTGCGTGTGATCTGA